One window from the genome of Glycine soja cultivar W05 chromosome 12, ASM419377v2, whole genome shotgun sequence encodes:
- the LOC114378076 gene encoding 50S ribosomal protein L9, chloroplastic-like: MASALSSLSSTSSSLLQHSFTGNSKAPITQFPNKSARFSVFAQKKAKKLRKIILKEDVTDVGKQGQLLDVRAGFFRNYLLPMGKAQLVTPQLLKEMKIEEERIEAEKRRVKEEAQQLALIFETVGAFKVKRKGGKGKQIFGSVTAQDLVDIIKAQLQREVDKRIVDLPEIRETGEYIAELKLHPEVTARVRVNVFAN, encoded by the exons ATGGCGTCAGCattatcttctctctcttccacGTCTTCTTCACTGTTGCAGCACAGTTTCACCGGTAACTCGAAGGCTCCTATTACTCAATTCCCCAACAAAAGTGCGCGCTTTTCGGTCTTCGCTCAAAAGAAGGCAAAGAAACTTCGGAAG ATAATTTTGAAGGAAGATGTGACTGATGTAGGAAAGCAAGGGCAACTTCTTGATGTGAGGGCTGGCTTTTTCAGAAATTACCTGCTTCCCATGGGAAAGGCACAACTTGTTACTCCCCAGCTACTCAA GGAAATGAAGATAGAAGAGGAAAGAATTGAGGCTGAGAAAAGACGG GTAAAAGAAGAGGCACAACAACTTGCTCTAATTTTTGAAACTGTTGGGGCTTTCAAGGTGAAGCGTAAAGGTGgtaaaggaaaacaaattttTGGAAG TGTAACTGCTCAAGATCTTGTTGACATAATCAAGGCACAACTTCAAAG GGAGGTGGACAAGAGAATTGTTGATCTTCCAGAGATCAGGGAAACAGGAGAATATATTGCAGAGTTAAAGCTTCACCCAGAAGTTACAGCTAGAGTGAGGGTGAATGTTTTTGCTAACTAA
- the LOC114377972 gene encoding protein SENSITIVE TO PROTON RHIZOTOXICITY 2-like — protein MMPINEATISSSTNDFQELHMFPVAVNEYLVSPSLEASSSSASHSSNSLLFHLLLLKDKLGQLQNLVDVLVSPQQNLPESTPTAISTINNAIQEIIMAATSMRFTCQQMIPSSSSGTNTTNELQQQQIDHGRLLPPHHESNFVHNNRGVASNNINIVSDINRGQSFLLSSSIEGEALDWFAESYNNNRNSGNYCNPKDDEAANIISNIMGEMSDIIELDAADLLAKYSYFCQVCGKGFKRDANLRMHMRAHGEEYKTSSALCNPMKNNKENSNLLLLGAEEGSGATKRYSCPQQGCRWNQRHAKFQPLKSMICAKNHYKRSHCPKMYVCNRCNQKHFSVISDLRTHEKHCGDPKWLCSCGTTFSRKDKLMGHVALFVGHTPVTSGLSSYSGKSEQL, from the coding sequence atGATGCCAATTAATGAGGCCACAATATCTAGCTCCACAAATGATTTTCAAGAACTGCACATGTTTCCTGTGGCAGTGAATGAATATTTGGTTTCACCTTCTCTTGAAGCAAGCTCTTCCTCAGCTTCACACTCTTCAAACTCTCTCCTCTTCCACCTCTTACTTCTCAAGGACAAGCTAGGTCAACTCCAAAACCTAGTTGATGTTCTTGTCTCCCCTCAACAAAACCTACCCGAGTCAACTCCAACGGCAATCTCCACAATCAACAACGCAATCCAAGAAATCATAATGGCAGCCACTTCAATGAGATTCACCTGCCAACAAATGATTCCTAGTTCCTCTTCAGGTACTAATACTACTAATGAATTGCAGCAGCAACAAATTGATCATGGTAGATTATTACCACCACATCATGAATCAAACTTTGTACACAACAATAGGGGTGTGGCTAGTAACAACATTAACATAGTCTCAGATATAAATAGAGGGCAAAGTTTCTTATTATCATCTAGTATTGAGGGAGAGGCATTGGATTGGTTTGCTGAAAGctacaataataatagaaatagTGGTAATTATTGTAACCCTAAAGATGATGAAGCAGCCAACATTATTAGCAACATCATGGGGGAGATGAGTGACATAATTGAATTGGATGCTGCGGATTTGTTGGCAAAGTACTCATATTTTTGCCAAGTGTGTGGGAAAGGGTTTAAGCGTGACGCCAATTTGAGGATGCACATGAGAGCTCATGGGGAAGAGTACAAAACAAGTTCAGCCTTGTGCAACCCAATGAAAAACAACAAGGAGAACAGTAATTTGTTGTTATTAGGTGCAGAAGAAGGAAGTGGTGCCACAAAGAGATACTCGTGCCCTCAACAAGGGTGTAGGTGGAACCAAAGGCATGCCAAGTTTCAACCCTTGAAGTCAATGATTTGTGCCAAGAACCATTACAAGAGGAGCCACTGCCCGAAGATGTACGTGTGCAATAGGTGCAACCAGAAACATTTCTCGGTGATTTCTGATTTGAGGACACACGAGAAGCACTGTGGGGACCCCAAGTGGCTGTGCTCGTGTGGCACTACGTTTTCAAGGAAGGACAAGCTTATGGGCCATGTTGCTTTGTTCGTAGGGCACACCCCAGTTACTAGTGGCTTGTCATCATACTCAGGAAAATCAGAACAACTGTAA
- the LOC114378368 gene encoding zinc finger protein ZAT5-like, producing MEGLDSNNSTHNSIAKGKRTKRMRLLSPCGVIVAAITTTTTTVTSSTSSANSGASSTTTYESEEEDMANCLILLAQGGESRHHPRHDKQQVEDHGLENCDDGAIKTEEKGNSSNVNTTTAATTTAANNNTKVGFYIYECKTCNRTFPSFQALGGHRASHKKPKLAAEEKKQPLPPSPLPPPTPSQLQHMIVTNYDRFEEGSVKSGPPISLQLGNNGNNNKGKIHECSICGSEFTSGQALGGHMRRHRASTNANNVVDTTRCNTVITTTITAVPPRNILQLDLNLPAPEDDLREAKFQFTATSQVLVGTPALVDCHY from the coding sequence ATGGAAGGGTTGGATTCTAATAATTCTACCCACAACAGCATAGCCAAGGGCAAACGCACTAAGAGGATGAGGCTTTTGTCCCCTTGCGGTGTCATCGTTGCtgccatcaccaccaccaccaccaccgtcACCTCGAGCACTTCGAGTGCTAATTCGGGTGCCTCGTCCACCACAACCTACGAGAGCGAAGAGGAGGACATGGCGAATTGTTTGATTCTCTTGGCCCAAGGAGGGGAATCTCGTCATCATCCTCGTCACGACAAGCAACAAGTTGAAGATCATGGTCTTGAGAATTGTGATGATGGTGCCATCAAGACAGAAGAAAAGGGTAACAGCAGCAACGTTAACACTACCACCGCCGCAACAACAACTGCTGCTAATAATAATACCAAAGTTGGTTTCTATATTTATGAGTGCAAAACGTGTAACCGAACCTTCCCTTCGTTTCAAGCACTGGGTGGACATAGGGCGAGTCACAAGAAGCCCAAACTCGCGGCTGAAGAGAAAAAACAACCACTGCCACCGTCACCGCTACCACCGCCAACACCGTCTCAATTGCAACACATGATTGTTACCAATTATGATCGGTTTGAGGAGGGTAGCGTTAAAAGTGGTCCTCCAATTTCCCTTCAATTGGGTAATAATGGAAACAACAACAAGGGTAAGATTCACGAGTGTTCCATTTGTGGCTCTGAATTCACATCAGGACAAGCATTGGGTGGACACATGAGGAGGCATAGGGCATCCACAAACGCCAACAATGTTGTTGACACAACAAGATGTAACACtgtcatcaccaccaccattaCCGCGGTTCCACCGAGGAATATTTTGCAATTGGATCTTAACCTCCCGGCACCGGAGGATGATCTCCGAGAGGCTAAATTCCAATTTACAGCAACAAGTCAGGTGCTGGTTGGTACTCCGGCTTTGGTGGATTGTCATTATTAA